DNA from Roseomonas gilardii subsp. gilardii:
AGCCCGACCGGCGTCTTCGGCCCCATGTGGCGATCATACATCTCGCCGTAATTGCCGACCGCCTTCACCACCCGAACCACCCAGTCCGGGTCCAGCTTCAACGACTGCCCCAGCTCCGGTGTCACCCCCAGCAGGCGGCGCGTGTCCGGGTTGGTCGTGCTCCGCTTCACCTCCTCCGCATTGGCGGCGGTGACGCCGCTCTCCTCCGCCTGGATCACCGCGTTCACGTACCAGCGCACCACGTCGTACCACTCGTCGTCGCCGCGCCGGACATAGGGGCCATAGGGCTCTTTGGAGAAACGTTCCCCCAGGATCGCCCATTCCGCGGGATTGGGCATGGAGGAACGCACCGCCGCGAGCTGCGAGGCATCCGTGCCGAAGGCATCGCAGCGATTGGCCTGCAGCGCGTCCGAGGCCTGGTCGTTCCGCTGGAACAGCACCGGGCTGAAGGTCAGGCCCTGGCTGCGGAAATAATCCGCCGTCACCTGCTCGTTGGTCGTGCCCTGGATCAGGCAGATCGTGGCGCCGTTCAGTTCGGCTGCCTTCGAAATACCGGCATTGGCGCGGACCATGAAGCCGTGCCCGTCATAGAAATACGGCGTGATCGCCCGCAACCCGAGCGTCACGTCGCGCAGCATCGTTTCCGTGCTGGTGCGGAACAGCACGTCGATCTCGCCCGAGGCCAGCGCCGTGAAGCGGCTGGAGGATGGCAGCGGCGTGAAGCGCACCTTGCCGGCATCGTTGAACAGCGCCACGGCGAGGCCCCGGCACAGATCCACATCCAGCCCCTGCCACACGCCGCGCAGATCCGGCAGCGCGAAGCCCGCCACGCCGGTATGGATGCCGCAGACGAGCTGCCCTCGCGCGCGGATCGCGTCCAGCGTGGCCCCAGCCCGGGCAGGGCCTGGACCTGCAAGCAACGCGGCCGTGCAGGCGGCCAGGGCAAGAAGAAGGCGCTTCATCGTCACGACATCCCGGTTATGATTCCGGAAAGAGTGCGAAGCCTGCTCCCGCCTCGTCAACACGCCCACCCCGCCTCCACGGCACCGGAATGCGCCGGCCCGTCCGGCTGCTGCCCGCGCCCCGGGCAATGCGGCGTGGTCGAGCCCATCTCCGCGCCGCTTCCATCCGACGGGCCCGGACGCCACCAGCCGGTGGCACCCTGCGGATCAGGCACCCCTCGCCCCGTCAACACCCCTCGCTACCGCCCCCGGACGTAATGCACGATGTCCACGAAGCCCTGGGCCGAGATCGGCAGGACCAGCAGCAGCACGGCGGTGATCAGCACCACCGTCACCCAGAAGCGTTCCTGCCCCGTGGAGCGCTCCGGCGGCGTATCCCGCATCCGGAAACCCGAACCATCGAAAGGCATGCGCAACGCTCCAGCCTGGATGTTTCCCGTGCCGCGAAAAACTCTATCGGCGCGCCGGCGGCGATCTCAAGCACGATCCGCCCCTCGCCCTCCCGAATCCGCCACACCGCACACCCCCGCCGCCTGGCGGGGCGCCCCTCACCCCACCCCGGTCGGCCCTTCCAGCACCTGCCGCACCCGGCGCAGCAGTTCCGCCCGGCGATAGGGCTTGTTGATCAGCTCGAAGCCGCTGCTCCCGACATCCTGGCGCTCCATTCCTGCCTCCGCATAGCCGGTGGTCAGCAGCACCTTCAGATGCGGCCGCCGCCGCCGCGCCTCCCGCGCCAGGGCGACGCCGTTCATGCCGCCCGGCATGATCAGGTCGGTGAAGAGCAGGTCCACCCGCCCCGCCTGCTCCAGCCGCTGCAACCCTTCCCGGCCATTGCCCGCCACCAGCACGCCATAGCCCGCATCCTCCAGCAGCAGCCGCGCCAGTTCCGCGACCTCGGCGCGGTCCTCGACCACGAGGATCGTCTCGCCATGCGCCAGATCCTCCCGCCGTGCCGGCCGCGGGGCGGCGCCCGGCGCCGCCTCCTGCTCCGTCACGGGAAAAACCAGGCTCACCACCGTACCCTGGCCCACCGTGCTGCGGATGCGGACCGCGCCGCCGGACTGCTTCATGAAGCCATAGACCATCGACAGGCCCAGCCCGCTGCCCTTGCCCTCCTCCTTGGTGGTGAAGAAGGGCTCCATCACCCGGCTCAGCACCTCCTGCGGCATGCCCTCGCCGTTGTCCGACACGCTCAGCACCGCATAGCGCCCTGGCGGGAGGTCACCGAACTCGCCACCCTCCCCCGGCCGGCCGGCCTCCAGATTGGCGGTGCGGATGGTCACCGTGCCGCCATCCCGCATCGCGTCCCGCGCGTTGATCAGCACGTTCAGCAGCGCCAGCTCCGCCTGCACCGGGTCCAGCCGGCCGGTCCACAGCCCCGGCGACAAGTCGTGCCGGATCTCCACTGCCTCCCCCAGCACCCGCTCCGCCATGCCGCTCAGCGTCTGCACGAGCTGGTTCAGGTTCACCGGCCGCCCGTCGAGCTGCTGCTTGCGGGCGAAGGCCAGGAGTTGCTGCGTCAGCACCGCCCCGCGGCGGCTGGCTTCCTCGATCCGCGACACCGCCCGCAGGGAGCGGGCATCGCCCCTCTCCCCGGCCATCCCGCGCAGCACATCCACATAGCCCAGCACCACCTGCAGCAGGTTGTTGAAATCATGGGCGATGCCGCCGGTGAGCTGGCCCAGCGCCTCCATCTTCTGAGCCTGCCGCAGCCCCTCCTCCGCATCCCGGCGGCGCGAGACGTCGAGTTGGCTGGCGAAGAAATAGACCAGCGTCCCGTCGGAATCGAAGACCGGGCTGACGAAAAGCGCGTTCCAGAAGGATGAGCCGTCCTTGCGGTAGTTCAGGATCTCCACCGCCACCTCCTGCCGCGCCTCGATGGCCTCCCGCACCGCCGCCACGGTGTCGCGGTCAGTCTCCGGCCCCTGCAGGAAGCGGCAGTTCCGTCCGATCACTTCCCTCCGCTCATAGCCGGCCATCTGCACGAAGGCGTTGTTGGCGAAGACGATCGGATTGTCCTGCTGCCGCGGATCGGTCACGATCATGGGCATCCGGGTGGTCTGGATGGCGGCGAAGAAGATGTCGCGCCCATCCGGCATCTGCCCTGCGTCCCCGGCCGTCACCGCCCCGCGATCCGCCTCGCTCTCCGGCGCGATGGACTGCCGCCGGCCGCCGGCCGCCGCAGGGTCGGGCCTGGGGTCGTGACGGGAATTCCTGGGGGATTCCCCATGGGGGATGCTCTCGGGGAAGTCCGTCCGATCGTTCATCAATACCTGGGCTTGCGGTTCGCGACGCCTTCCTTAACGTCCGGCAGGCCGGGAGGAACGCCGCCGCCGCGCCGCGCCCGATGAAAACCCCGTGTCCCCGCACCAGATCAGGCCCGCATGAACCTGATGACCGCCTCCGCCCCCATCCTGTTCCAGCCACCGAGGCGCCCGGCCACCGAGCCGCAGAAGCCGCTGCGGGTGGAATCCCCCTATCAGCCCGCCGGTGACCAGCCCACCGCCATCGCCGACCTCGTCGCCGGCCTGCGGCAGGGGGAGCGCGACCAGGTCCTGCTCGGCGTCACCGGCTCGGGCAAGACCTTCACCATGGCCAAGGTCATCGAGGCCGTGCAGCGCCCAACCCTGATCCTGGCGCCCAACAAGACCCTCGCGGCCCAGCTCTATGGAGAGATGAAGTCCTTCTTCCCCGACAACGCGGTGGAATACTTCGTCTCCTACTACGACTACTACCAGCCGGAAGCCTATGTCCCGCGCACGGACACCTATATCGAGAAGGATTCCGCGATCAACGAACAGATCGACCGCATGCGCCACAGCGCCACCCAGGCGCTGCTGGAACGCGGCGACGTCGTGATCGTCTCCTCCGTCTCCTGCATCTATGGCATCGGCTCGGTCGAGACCTACGGCAACATGACCGTGCGCCTCGAACAGGGCGGCCGCATCGCCCGCGACACGCTGCTCAAGGCCCTGGTGGAACTCCAGTACCGCCGCAACGACGCCGCCTTCGCCCGCGGCACCTTCCGCGTGCGCGGAGAGACGGTGGATGTCTGGCCCTCCCACATGGAGGACCGCGCCTGGCGCATCTCCCTCTTCGGCGACGAGGTGGACGGGCTGCGCGAGTTCGACCCGCTGACCGGCGAGGTCTCCGGCGAGATGGAGCGCATCGCCATCTACGCCAACTCGCACTACGTCACCCCGCGCCCGACGCTCATCCAGGCGATCCGGCAGATCAAGCTGGAGCTCAGGCAGCGCCTCGACGAGCTCAACGCCGCCGGCCGCCTGCTGGAGGCCCAGCGCCTGGAACAGCGCACCACCTTCGACATCGAGATGCTGGAAACCACCGGCGTCTGCAAGGGCATCGAGAACTACAGCCGCTACCTCTCCGGCCGCGGCCCCGGCGAGCCGCCGCCGACCCTCTTCGAATACCTCCCCGCCAACGCCCTCCTCGTCGTCGATGAGAGCCATGTCACGGTCCCGCAGATCGGCGGCATGTACCGGGGCGACTTCGCGCGCAAATCCATCCTGGCCGAGCACGGCTTCCGCCTGCCCTCCTGCATGGACAACCGCCCCCTGAAGTTCGAGGAGTGGGAGAGCTTCCGGCCCAATACGATCTTCGTCTCCGCCACCCCCGGCCCCTGGGAGATGGAGCGCACCGCCGGCACCTTCGCCGAGCAGGTGATCCGCCCCACCGGCCTGATCGACCCGGTCTGCGAGATCCGCCCGGTGGAAGGCCAGGTGGACGACCTCCTCGCCGAATGCCGCGCCATCCGCGACAAGGGCGGCCGCGTCCTCGTCACCACGCTCACCAAGCGCATGGCCGAGGATCTCACCGAGTACATGACGGAAACGGGCATCAAGGTCCGCTACCTGCACTCGGACGTGGACACGCTGGAGCGCATCGAGATCATCCGCGATCTCCGCAAGGGCGTCTTCGACGTGCTCGTCGGCATCAACCTGCTGCGCGAGGGTTTGGACATCCCCGAATGCGCCCTCGTCGCCATCCTCGATGCCGACAAGGAAGGCTTCCTCCGCTCCACCACCTCGCTGATCCAGACCATCGGCCGCGCCGCCCGCAACGCGGAAGGCCGCGTCATCCTCTACGCCGACCGGATGACCAACAGCCTGACCAACGCGCTGGGCGAGACCGAGCGCCGCCGCGCCAAGCAGATGGCCTATAACGAGGAACACGGCATCACGCCGCAGACCATCCGCCGCGACATCTCCGACGTTCTGCAATCCGTCTATGAGCAGGACTACGTCACGGTGGAAGCGGTCGAGGGTTCCGAAACGGCGGAGTTCGTCGGCAAGGACCTGCGCGCCTCGATCGCCGAGCTCGAACGCCGCATGCGCGCCGCCGCCGCCGACCTGGAGTTCGAGACCGCCGCCCGCCTGCGCGACGAGATCAAGCGCCTGGAGGCCATGGAACTTGGCCTCGACACAGGCCCCGTCACCCACGCGAAGGACATCCGCGCCAAGGGCGACTGGCGCCCCAAGCCCCTTGGCCCCGGCGGCGGCGGCTACGATCCCAAGAAGACCACCCGCGGCGGCCGCTCCCGTGGCCAGCGCGCGGCGGCCCGCAAGGGCTGACTTCCACACCCGGCGCCGCTCTGTCCCCGGGGGAGAAGGCACCGCCTCTCCCCCGCCGGCCAGCCACACGACGCAACGCCGGAACCGGCATCCGGAGGGCCATGCTAACATCGCCCCGCCGCCCGGCACGGATTCGCCAGCGCAACGGCCACTGCCGCTCCCGTTGCTGGCAACCCCGCGGCGGCCTCGCGTTGCCCCTCCGCACTGTCCCACAAGAACGAGAGCCCACAGGACGCCATCCATGGACCAGAAGATTTCCATCCAGCGCCCCGCCGAGGAGGTCTTCGCCTATGTCGCGGACACCGCGCATATCCCGCACTGGGTGCCGCAACTGCGCCGCGACGATGGCAACCTGCCGGACTCCGGCCTGACCGCCGACGAGGACGCCCGCACCATCCGCTGGGACTTCGACCCGCCGGGCGAATGGCGGGTCACGGGCCAGGGCGAGAGCGCCGTGCTGCACCTGCATGTCGATGCCGCCGCCGCCCTGCCTTCCGACCCCACGGAGGAGGAAACCCCGCAGGAAGCGCTGGCCCATGGCATGGAGGCGGCGCTGCAAAGCCTGAAGTCGCATCTGGAAGGCGCCGATGGCGGCGACCCGGAGGAGCCCAGCAACGACGCCCCCAGCCGCCTCTACGGCCACAGCGCCACGCAGGACCCGAATCTCTGAACCTTCCCGCCTGGCACGGCGCTTGAAGCACCCCCGGCGCCTCCCCAGCATGCGGGGTTCCGGAGATGATACCCGGTGCCTGCGGCGGGGGCCTCAGCCTCCCGGAACGCGCCCTCGCCGGCCCTTCCGGCGGTAGGGCAGCGTCTGCCGCCCCGGCGACGCATCCGGCAAAACGCCGATGCGCCCGCGCTCCCTTCCGTCCTTTCCGCGCCTCTTCCCCGATACCGCGCGGGCCGATCATGTTCTAAACCCCCCGCATGCCCGACATCCCCTCCGCCATCCCCGCCGCCATTCCCCGGGCGGCCCTGGTGACCGGCGGCGCGAAGCGGCTGGGCCGCGCCATGGCCCTCGCCCTGGCCGGCGCCGGCTTCGACATCGCCCTGCACCACGGCCACAGCCGGGCCGAGGCGGAAGCGACCGCGGCGGAGATCCACGCCCTGGGGCGCCGTGCCACCATCCTGTCCGCCGACCTGTCGCGGGAGGCCGAGACCACCCGCCTCCTCCCCGCCGCCACCGGGGCGCTGGGCCCCATCGGCGTGCTGGTGAACAACGCCTCCACCTTCGAACGCGACGAATGGCACGACGCGACGCGGGAAAGCTGGGACCACCATTTGGAGCCCAATCTCCGCGCCCCCTTCGTGCTGGCCCAGGCCTTCGCGAAGGCACTGCCGGAAATGGCCGAAGGCGTGGTGGTGAACATGCTGGACGAGCGCGTCTGGTCCCTCACCCCGCATTTCACCAGCTACACCCTCTCCAAGGCCGGCCTCTGGGCCCTGACCCAGAGCCTCGCCCTCGCCCTGGCGCCGCGCATCCGCGTCGCCGGCATCGGCCCCGGCCCCGCCCTGCCCAGCCCCCGTCAGAGCGAGGAACAGTTCCGCGCCCAGTGCGAATCCACCCCCTCCACCGCGGCACCTCGCCGCAGGAAGTGGCCCGCGCCCTGCTCGCCATCCTTTCCCTCCCCTCCTTCACCGGCCAGATGCTCGCCCTGGATGGCGGCCAGCACCTGCAATGGTCGCCCGCCCGCGGCGCGGCTCAGCCGGAGTGAGCTGCCCATGACCCAGAACCGCCCCGGCCCGATGGGGAGCATCCCGGGCAGCGCCTATCGCCCCGATGCCGCGCAACGCCTGCGCCGTGTCTTCGTCCGGGGCCTGGAGGTCCGCGCCAGCCTCGGCGTCCTCCCCTACGAGCTGCACACCCGCCAGCGCGTGATCATCGGCATCGAACTGCTGGTGGAGGACGAATCCGCCCCCGCCTCGGTGGGGGAGGAAAAGCTGACCCGCGTGGTGGATTACGGCGCCGTC
Protein-coding regions in this window:
- a CDS encoding SRPBCC family protein, with the protein product MDQKISIQRPAEEVFAYVADTAHIPHWVPQLRRDDGNLPDSGLTADEDARTIRWDFDPPGEWRVTGQGESAVLHLHVDAAAALPSDPTEEETPQEALAHGMEAALQSLKSHLEGADGGDPEEPSNDAPSRLYGHSATQDPNL
- a CDS encoding amino acid ABC transporter substrate-binding protein — its product is MKRLLLALAACTAALLAGPGPARAGATLDAIRARGQLVCGIHTGVAGFALPDLRGVWQGLDVDLCRGLAVALFNDAGKVRFTPLPSSSRFTALASGEIDVLFRTSTETMLRDVTLGLRAITPYFYDGHGFMVRANAGISKAAELNGATICLIQGTTNEQVTADYFRSQGLTFSPVLFQRNDQASDALQANRCDAFGTDASQLAAVRSSMPNPAEWAILGERFSKEPYGPYVRRGDDEWYDVVRWYVNAVIQAEESGVTAANAEEVKRSTTNPDTRRLLGVTPELGQSLKLDPDWVVRVVKAVGNYGEMYDRHMGPKTPVGLARGPNELWTRGGLLYALPMR
- a CDS encoding histidine kinase famiy protein: MNDRTDFPESIPHGESPRNSRHDPRPDPAAAGGRRQSIAPESEADRGAVTAGDAGQMPDGRDIFFAAIQTTRMPMIVTDPRQQDNPIVFANNAFVQMAGYERREVIGRNCRFLQGPETDRDTVAAVREAIEARQEVAVEILNYRKDGSSFWNALFVSPVFDSDGTLVYFFASQLDVSRRRDAEEGLRQAQKMEALGQLTGGIAHDFNNLLQVVLGYVDVLRGMAGERGDARSLRAVSRIEEASRRGAVLTQQLLAFARKQQLDGRPVNLNQLVQTLSGMAERVLGEAVEIRHDLSPGLWTGRLDPVQAELALLNVLINARDAMRDGGTVTIRTANLEAGRPGEGGEFGDLPPGRYAVLSVSDNGEGMPQEVLSRVMEPFFTTKEEGKGSGLGLSMVYGFMKQSGGAVRIRSTVGQGTVVSLVFPVTEQEAAPGAAPRPARREDLAHGETILVVEDRAEVAELARLLLEDAGYGVLVAGNGREGLQRLEQAGRVDLLFTDLIMPGGMNGVALAREARRRRPHLKVLLTTGYAEAGMERQDVGSSGFELINKPYRRAELLRRVRQVLEGPTGVG
- the uvrB gene encoding excinuclease ABC subunit UvrB — protein: MNLMTASAPILFQPPRRPATEPQKPLRVESPYQPAGDQPTAIADLVAGLRQGERDQVLLGVTGSGKTFTMAKVIEAVQRPTLILAPNKTLAAQLYGEMKSFFPDNAVEYFVSYYDYYQPEAYVPRTDTYIEKDSAINEQIDRMRHSATQALLERGDVVIVSSVSCIYGIGSVETYGNMTVRLEQGGRIARDTLLKALVELQYRRNDAAFARGTFRVRGETVDVWPSHMEDRAWRISLFGDEVDGLREFDPLTGEVSGEMERIAIYANSHYVTPRPTLIQAIRQIKLELRQRLDELNAAGRLLEAQRLEQRTTFDIEMLETTGVCKGIENYSRYLSGRGPGEPPPTLFEYLPANALLVVDESHVTVPQIGGMYRGDFARKSILAEHGFRLPSCMDNRPLKFEEWESFRPNTIFVSATPGPWEMERTAGTFAEQVIRPTGLIDPVCEIRPVEGQVDDLLAECRAIRDKGGRVLVTTLTKRMAEDLTEYMTETGIKVRYLHSDVDTLERIEIIRDLRKGVFDVLVGINLLREGLDIPECALVAILDADKEGFLRSTTSLIQTIGRAARNAEGRVILYADRMTNSLTNALGETERRRAKQMAYNEEHGITPQTIRRDISDVLQSVYEQDYVTVEAVEGSETAEFVGKDLRASIAELERRMRAAAADLEFETAARLRDEIKRLEAMELGLDTGPVTHAKDIRAKGDWRPKPLGPGGGGYDPKKTTRGGRSRGQRAAARKG